The following proteins come from a genomic window of Miscanthus floridulus cultivar M001 chromosome 2, ASM1932011v1, whole genome shotgun sequence:
- the LOC136536888 gene encoding uncharacterized protein has protein sequence MAAYYQEVQRLEDMFNCLELNHIPRRLNEVTDVLTKAVSSQEPVPIGVFANDQHKPSVRYEGSGQADDGPSDPAPRADPPTAPSDPEVMELEEDPAVEPDPLNDLRTLFLDYLLYDTLPIDKTEARWLACRAKSFVLVEELYKRSHTKIL, from the coding sequence atggcggcgtactaccaagaagtccaacGGCTGGAGGACATGTTCAActgcctcgagctcaatcacatcccaaggcgcctcaatgaagtGACCGACGTGCTCACAAAAGCAGTGTCTAGCCAGGAGCCAGTACCAATAGGTGTCTTCGCCAATGATCAACATAAGCCCTCGGTGCGCTATGAGGGGTCGGGACAGGCCGATGATGGCCCATCTGACCCAGCCCCAAGGGCCGACCCACCAACTGCTCcgtccgaccccgaggtcatggaacttgaagaggatccagcagtagagcctgaccctctgaatGACTTGAGAACGCTtttcctcgactacctcctctatgacACACTACCGATAGACAAGACAGAAGCACGATGGCTCGcatgtcgcgccaagtcctttgttcttgtagaagaactctacaaacggagccacaCCAAGATCCTGTAG